A stretch of Brassica napus cultivar Da-Ae chromosome C6, Da-Ae, whole genome shotgun sequence DNA encodes these proteins:
- the LOC106415667 gene encoding LOW QUALITY PROTEIN: dnaJ protein ERDJ2A (The sequence of the model RefSeq protein was modified relative to this genomic sequence to represent the inferred CDS: inserted 4 bases in 2 codons), with protein MGIALPQFLLDIDGASGGILLLWIVGVCILLPLVITVIYLSRSSKYTGNYVMHQTLSAYYYLTKPSLAPSKVMDVFTKAAEYMEIPVRRTDDEPLQKLFISVRCELSLDPKNVKQEQAKFWKQHPAIVKTELLIQAQLTRESAALSPALQGDFRRVLELAPRLLEELLKMAVLPRTAQGHGWLRPAVGVVELSQWLIRAVPLSARKSSGXSEGISPFLQLAHFSDAVVKKIARKKVKSFQELQEMSLEDRSELLTQVAGLSATAVEDIEKVLEMMPSLTIDITCETEGEEGIQEGDIVTLQRPNGLIGALPHAPYFPFYKEENYWILLADAVSNNVWFSXMDEGGAITAASKTISETMEGSGAGFKETNDAVREAVEKVKGGSRLVMGKLQAPAEGTCNLTCFCMCDSWIGCDEKTSLKVKVLKRTRAGTRGMVSEEGAIAEEGMEEEDETEEEEYNDYASEYSEDEDEDEKKKANGTVKKKESSSEESGSEKE; from the exons ATGGGCATTGCTCTTCCTCAATTTCTCCTTGACATAGATGGAGCATCCGGTGGCATATTATTGCTCTGGATAGTCGGTGTTTGTATCCTCTTGCCCCTTGTGATTACTGTTATATATCTCTCGAGGTCATCCAAGTATACCGGGAACTATGTCATGCATCAAACTCTTTCCGCATATTATTATCTTACGAAACCTTCGTTGGCCCCAAG CAAAGTTATGGACGTTTTTACCAAGGCAGCTGAGTACATGGAGATCCCAGTTCGCAGAACAGATGATGAACCTCTGCAGAAGCTCTTTATATCTGTCAGGTGTGAGCTAAGTTTGGACCCCAAGAACGTGAAGCAAGAGCAAGCTAAGTTTTGGAAGCAGCATCCTGCCATAGTGAAG ACGGAGCTGTTGATACAGGCCCAGTTGACTCGTGAATCAGCAGCCTTGTCTCCAGCCCTGCAGGGTGATTTCAGACGTGTTCTAGAGCTTGCACCTCGCCTCCTCGAAGAGTTACTAAAG ATGGCGGTTCTACCACGAACTGCCCAAGGGCATGGATGGCTGAGACCTGCAGTCGGAGTAGTTGAGCTATCTCAATGGCTTATtaga GCTGTTCCCCTTAGTGCAAGGAAGTCTTCTGG GTCAGAAGGAATTTCACCTTTCTTGCAGCTCGCTCATTTCAGTGATGCTGTCGTTAAAAAGATAGCGCGGAAG AAGGTCAAATCATTccaagagcttcaagaaatGAGCTTGGAAGACCGTTCTGAACTGCTCACCCAGGTAGCGGGTTTGTCGGCAACTGCTGTTGAGGACATTGAGAAGGTACTAGAGATGATGCCGTCTCTGACAATAGACATAACATGTGAAACAGAAGGCGAAGAGGGTATCCAAGAGGGTGACATTGTTACTCTTCAACGACCCAATGGGCTCATAGGCGCTCTTCCTCACGCACCCTACTTCCCCTTCTACAAGGAGGAAAACTATTGGATTCTGCTTGCGGATGCAGTGTCGAACAACGTGTGGTTCTC CATGGACGAAGGTGGAGCCATAACGGCTGCATCGAAAACCATCAGCGAGACAATGGAAGGTTCAGGAGCAGGTTTTAAGGAAACAAACGATGCGGTGAGAGAAGCGGTTGAGAAGGTTAAAGGTGGGTCAAGACTGGTAATGGGTAAACTCCAAGCACCCGCAGAGGGTACGTGCAACTTGACTTGCTTCTGCATGTGCGACTCATGGATAGGGTGTGACGAGAAGACATCGCTGAAAGTCAAGGTCCTGAAAAGAACTCGGGCTGGGACACGGGGAATGGTTTCAGAGGAGGGTGCGATTGCAGAAGAAGGTATGGAGGAGGAAGACGAGACTGAAGAGGAGGAATACAATGATTATGCGAGTGAGTATAGcgaagatgaagatgaggatgagaagaagaaggcgaATGGGACAGTTAAGAAGAAAGAGTCGAGCTCTGAAGAGTCTGGATCGGAGAAAGAATGA